One part of the Scatophagus argus isolate fScaArg1 chromosome 12, fScaArg1.pri, whole genome shotgun sequence genome encodes these proteins:
- the LOC124068663 gene encoding asialoglycoprotein receptor 1-like isoform X3 — MDAMEIDDNLYISKNLTADSLITKVDFQRRKQPCRSGTVFLGLLCAVLLAGNIGQIIYQQTISHPASANPTQAGHEAQVDRLQSSYEALAAERKQLEARLDNLTKQKDQLEQSYSSLTAERDEFNVSLGKMKNEKDQLQASYNTSKQEGDRLQTRCDDLHRNLGNYSSLQRDMDRLQRSYNTLNISKNYLQISYNSLWKDKEQLQTSCNSLQREKEWLQTNYSTLAADIDQLEMQMDKVRTRLQCPIGWKKFDISCYFVSTTKKNWTLSRKDCISRGADLVVIDSRDEQQFIYKLIKPDKNAWIGLTDSLQEGTWMWVDGTPVTTTYWEPGQPNSYNGNQDCGEIVPKSSGVGQWNDDGCFADQIWICEK; from the exons ATGGACGCAATGGAAATCGATGACAACTTATATATAAGTAAGAATCTCACAGCGGACAGCCTCATTACAAAAG TAGATTTTCAGAGAAGAAAGCAGCCCTGTCGGTCTGGAACTGTGTTTCTTGGATTACTGTGTGCAGTCCTGTTGGCTGGTAACATTGGACAGATTATCTACC AACAGACAATCAGCCATCCGGCGTCAGCCAACCCGACACAGGCCGGTCACGAAGCTCAAGTCGATCGGCTGCAGAGCAGTTATGAGGCTTTAGccgcagagagaaaacagttagAGGCCAGACTGGATAACCTGACTAAACAAAAAGACCAGTTGGAGCAAAGTTACAGTTCTTTGACTGCTGAAAGAGATGAGTTCAACGTCAGTCTCGGCAAAATGAAAAACGAGAAGGACCAGTTACAAGCAAGTTACAACACCTCAAAACAAGAGGGTGATCGGTTGCAGACTAGATGTGACGACTTGCACAGGAATCTT GGGAATTACTCTTCACTGCAGAGGGACATGGACCGGTTGCAGAGAAGCTACAATACACTAAATATTAGTAAAAATTATCTTCAGATCAGCTACAATTCATTGtggaaagacaaagaacagCTGCAAACCAGTTGCAATAgtctacagagagaaaaagagtggcTACAGACCAATTACAGCACTTTGGCTGCAGATATAGATCAGTTAGAGATGCAGATGGACAAAGTAAGAACAA gGCTGCAGTGTCCGATAGGCTGGAAGAAGTTCGACATCAGCTGTTACTTTGTTTCAACTACGAAGAAAAACTGGACGTTAAGCAGAAAAGATTGCATCTCCAGGGGAGCAGATCTGGTCGTCATAGACAGCCGGGATGAAcag CAATTCATCTACAAGTTAATAAAACCAGACAAGAATGCTTGGATTGGTCTGACTGACAGCCTCCAAGAGGGGACTTGGATGTGGGTGGATGGCACCCCAGTCACCACAAC CTACTGGGAGCCTGGGCAGCCCAACAGCTACAATGGGAACCAGGACTGTGGAGAAATAGTACCCAAGTCATCAGGAGTGGGACAATGGAACGACGATGGCTGTTTTGCCGATCAGATTTGGATCTGTGAAAAATAA
- the LOC124068663 gene encoding C-type lectin domain family 4 member M-like isoform X1 — protein MDAMEIDDNLYISKNLTADSLITKVDFQRRKQPCRSGTVFLGLLCAVLLAGNIGQIIYQQTISHPASANPTQAGHEAQVDRLQSSYEALAAERKQLEARLDNLTKQKDQLEQSYSSLTAERDEFNVSLGKMKNEKDQLQASYNTSKQEGDRLQTRCDDLHRNLVGLQTSYNKLTASKDQLQTNYSDLQRENGELQTLFHHLQGNYSSLQRDMDRLQRSYNTLNISKNYLQISYNSLWKDKEQLQTSCNSLQREKEWLQTNYSTLAADIDQLEMQMDKVRTRLQCPIGWKKFDISCYFVSTTKKNWTLSRKDCISRGADLVVIDSRDEQQFIYKLIKPDKNAWIGLTDSLQEGTWMWVDGTPVTTTYWEPGQPNSYNGNQDCGEIVPKSSGVGQWNDDGCFADQIWICEK, from the exons ATGGACGCAATGGAAATCGATGACAACTTATATATAAGTAAGAATCTCACAGCGGACAGCCTCATTACAAAAG TAGATTTTCAGAGAAGAAAGCAGCCCTGTCGGTCTGGAACTGTGTTTCTTGGATTACTGTGTGCAGTCCTGTTGGCTGGTAACATTGGACAGATTATCTACC AACAGACAATCAGCCATCCGGCGTCAGCCAACCCGACACAGGCCGGTCACGAAGCTCAAGTCGATCGGCTGCAGAGCAGTTATGAGGCTTTAGccgcagagagaaaacagttagAGGCCAGACTGGATAACCTGACTAAACAAAAAGACCAGTTGGAGCAAAGTTACAGTTCTTTGACTGCTGAAAGAGATGAGTTCAACGTCAGTCTCGGCAAAATGAAAAACGAGAAGGACCAGTTACAAGCAAGTTACAACACCTCAAAACAAGAGGGTGATCGGTTGCAGACTAGATGTGACGACTTGCACAGGAATCTTGTGGGGTTACAGACCAGTTACAATAAACTGACAGCAAGCAAAGATCAGCTACAGACCAATTACAGTGATCTGCAAAGAGAAAATGGTGAATTACAGactttatttcatcatttacaGGGGAATTACTCTTCACTGCAGAGGGACATGGACCGGTTGCAGAGAAGCTACAATACACTAAATATTAGTAAAAATTATCTTCAGATCAGCTACAATTCATTGtggaaagacaaagaacagCTGCAAACCAGTTGCAATAgtctacagagagaaaaagagtggcTACAGACCAATTACAGCACTTTGGCTGCAGATATAGATCAGTTAGAGATGCAGATGGACAAAGTAAGAACAA gGCTGCAGTGTCCGATAGGCTGGAAGAAGTTCGACATCAGCTGTTACTTTGTTTCAACTACGAAGAAAAACTGGACGTTAAGCAGAAAAGATTGCATCTCCAGGGGAGCAGATCTGGTCGTCATAGACAGCCGGGATGAAcag CAATTCATCTACAAGTTAATAAAACCAGACAAGAATGCTTGGATTGGTCTGACTGACAGCCTCCAAGAGGGGACTTGGATGTGGGTGGATGGCACCCCAGTCACCACAAC CTACTGGGAGCCTGGGCAGCCCAACAGCTACAATGGGAACCAGGACTGTGGAGAAATAGTACCCAAGTCATCAGGAGTGGGACAATGGAACGACGATGGCTGTTTTGCCGATCAGATTTGGATCTGTGAAAAATAA
- the LOC124068663 gene encoding C-type lectin domain family 4 member M-like isoform X2, producing MDAMEIDDNLYISKNLTADSLITKDFQRRKQPCRSGTVFLGLLCAVLLAGNIGQIIYQQTISHPASANPTQAGHEAQVDRLQSSYEALAAERKQLEARLDNLTKQKDQLEQSYSSLTAERDEFNVSLGKMKNEKDQLQASYNTSKQEGDRLQTRCDDLHRNLVGLQTSYNKLTASKDQLQTNYSDLQRENGELQTLFHHLQGNYSSLQRDMDRLQRSYNTLNISKNYLQISYNSLWKDKEQLQTSCNSLQREKEWLQTNYSTLAADIDQLEMQMDKVRTRLQCPIGWKKFDISCYFVSTTKKNWTLSRKDCISRGADLVVIDSRDEQQFIYKLIKPDKNAWIGLTDSLQEGTWMWVDGTPVTTTYWEPGQPNSYNGNQDCGEIVPKSSGVGQWNDDGCFADQIWICEK from the exons ATGGACGCAATGGAAATCGATGACAACTTATATATAAGTAAGAATCTCACAGCGGACAGCCTCATTACAAAAG ATTTTCAGAGAAGAAAGCAGCCCTGTCGGTCTGGAACTGTGTTTCTTGGATTACTGTGTGCAGTCCTGTTGGCTGGTAACATTGGACAGATTATCTACC AACAGACAATCAGCCATCCGGCGTCAGCCAACCCGACACAGGCCGGTCACGAAGCTCAAGTCGATCGGCTGCAGAGCAGTTATGAGGCTTTAGccgcagagagaaaacagttagAGGCCAGACTGGATAACCTGACTAAACAAAAAGACCAGTTGGAGCAAAGTTACAGTTCTTTGACTGCTGAAAGAGATGAGTTCAACGTCAGTCTCGGCAAAATGAAAAACGAGAAGGACCAGTTACAAGCAAGTTACAACACCTCAAAACAAGAGGGTGATCGGTTGCAGACTAGATGTGACGACTTGCACAGGAATCTTGTGGGGTTACAGACCAGTTACAATAAACTGACAGCAAGCAAAGATCAGCTACAGACCAATTACAGTGATCTGCAAAGAGAAAATGGTGAATTACAGactttatttcatcatttacaGGGGAATTACTCTTCACTGCAGAGGGACATGGACCGGTTGCAGAGAAGCTACAATACACTAAATATTAGTAAAAATTATCTTCAGATCAGCTACAATTCATTGtggaaagacaaagaacagCTGCAAACCAGTTGCAATAgtctacagagagaaaaagagtggcTACAGACCAATTACAGCACTTTGGCTGCAGATATAGATCAGTTAGAGATGCAGATGGACAAAGTAAGAACAA gGCTGCAGTGTCCGATAGGCTGGAAGAAGTTCGACATCAGCTGTTACTTTGTTTCAACTACGAAGAAAAACTGGACGTTAAGCAGAAAAGATTGCATCTCCAGGGGAGCAGATCTGGTCGTCATAGACAGCCGGGATGAAcag CAATTCATCTACAAGTTAATAAAACCAGACAAGAATGCTTGGATTGGTCTGACTGACAGCCTCCAAGAGGGGACTTGGATGTGGGTGGATGGCACCCCAGTCACCACAAC CTACTGGGAGCCTGGGCAGCCCAACAGCTACAATGGGAACCAGGACTGTGGAGAAATAGTACCCAAGTCATCAGGAGTGGGACAATGGAACGACGATGGCTGTTTTGCCGATCAGATTTGGATCTGTGAAAAATAA